The DNA region CAAGCTGTGCGAACGTGCCGACGCAGGCCAAGGCCGCAAAGGGGCCAAACGAGGGCCAGCGTACTCGACCACTGAGGGCGCCGGCCGCCACCAAAGTCGTAGCCGCCAGCATAGTCGGCACTGCCTTGACGCAGGATACGAGCAGCGGATCGCAATGCGTGAGCCAGCGCAAGCAAATGTTCGCGCAACTATACCCCAGCGATGAGACAGCGCTCAGGACCGTGCCCAAGAGAAAGGGCTCGACCCGCATCATGGCGGCGTAGGCTCTGCGACTGGTGGACTTCACGGCGCGAATTGTATGCGAGATGATACGCTCTGGGGAGACAGATCGGGCGGGAGCGGAGGCATGTGACTTTGTCGTAAGTTTAATATACGCAGCGCGTATTTGCGGCATGTTAGGTCCCCGCGTGATTTGTGCCCGGCTTTTACCGCAAAGCAGCGAAAGTCTGATCCTGCGTGCATGTTCCAACTTCGTTCGGAACGCGCATCGCTAGCGTTGAATAAACGGACACCCCCGGTGTGAGGAATGTTCAGCTGTGACACGCTCGGAGCCAAGCGCTGCCGCCACCCAAGAATTTGTCCGCCGCATTCATGGTGCCGGCACCCGGTTGGTGCTGGTTACCACGGGGGGTGCAAGCCAGGCGATACCGGCGCTGCTGACAGTGCCTGGCGCGTCGCGCACGGTTCTCGAGGCGGCGGTCCCCTATTCGGCTGCCGCATTAATGGTTTGGCTAAAAACCGAGCCGGAAAACTTTTGCAGCGAGCACACGGCACGGCTCATGGCCATGGCCGCCTACCAACGCGCCACAGCATACGCACAGCGCGAACCGTCTGGAGGCAATGTTGTCGGCGTGGCGTGTACCGCAAGTCTGGCGAGCGACAGGCCCAAGCTGGGCGCCCATCGCATCCACGTTGCCGCGCAATCCGCCGAGTTTACGGCCGTCGCGTCGTTAGAGTTGTCCAAGGGCGTACGCGATCGCGGTGGCGAGGAACTACTGGCGGCGCAACTGCTGTTGAATATGGTAGCCCGCGCGTGCGCGCTAAAAGATCGCGTGTCATTAGAACTGCAAACCTCGGAGCACGTTATCGAAGAGGAGACCGTGGCGCCCGTGCCTTGGCGACAGCTCTTTGCCGGCGAACGGAACATCGTACAGGCCAACGAATCCCGCGCTATGACCAGTGCTCAGCAGACAATCGATTCGGCTCGGCCGTCAATCCCCGCGCGTCGAGCGATATTTCCGGGCGCCTTTCATCCGTTGCACGACGGCCATCGCCGCATGGCACAGGTTGCAGCGGAACAGTTGCACACATCGATCGAATGGGAGCTATCCATTACCAATGTCGACAAGCCCCCGCTCGATTTCCACGAGATACGGTTGCGCAGCGCTCAGATTCCGCCCGCCGCGCCCTTGTGGCTGACCAGAGCGCCGACGTTCCTTGAAAAAGCTCGACTGTTCCCGGATTCCACGTTCATCGTCGGGATCGATACTGCCAAGCGCATTGCCGAGCCGCGCTACTATCACGACGCGGTGGAATGTGCCGCGGCCATCACAGGCATTGCGGCGGCAGGCTGCCGTTTTCTGGTCTTCGGCCGCAAGACGGCCGAGGGATTCGAGATGTTAGCCGACCTGAGTCTTCCACCAGGGTTGCGCGAGATCTGTGAACAAGTGCCGGCGGGCACCTTTCGCGAAGATATATCCTCGACCGAGCTACGACGCAAGTCAGGTCAATAAACGGTACCGAGGCACTACTGCTTTATACACCATAGGTGATCTGTGCCGCGCAGGAACAGCGCACCATTGGCGGCTGCCGGCGTGGCCCAGCACATTTCGTCGAGCTTGTTCTCCGCCAGAAGCTCAAAATCCGGTCCGGCTTTGATGACAAATGTCTGTCCCCCTTCGTCCAAGCAGAAAACCTTGCCATCGTTCGCCCAAGGGGACGCCGTAAAGCCCTTCGCATCCGGTACGCGTTGTTGGTAAGCCTTGGTGCCATCCGCGGCGTTGTAACAGCTAAGCAGTCCGCCGCGCTGTTCCAGTACGTACAGATACCCCCGATACACAAGTGGCGAGGCCATCGGCGGGCCGCCACGGGGAACCGACCATGCGATCTGCTCAGGCTGATCGGCGCCCGATGCCAGTTCAAAACTGCCGGTCGCGCCGGCGCGAATAGCCACCAGCGGTCCGCTCCCACCCATGCCGCCGCCTGTGCCCAAGTAAACTCGCTCGTCATCGCCGACGGGTGTGGCCGAGCAGCGGCCGCGCATATTTGCCAGAGTCCACAGCACCTTGCCGTCGATTGGATCGTAGGAGATGGCATGCTGACCCGACACGGTAACCAACTCCGTACGAACCTTGTTGCGCCACAGGTTGGGCGTCGCCCAACTCGACTTGTCATCGCGGGCGACTCGCCATTTCTCCTCACCGGTCAGCTTATCGAGCGCCACCAGGAATGACGCCTTGTCGTTATCGCACTGCATGATCAAGCAGCGATCGGCCAGCACCGGCGAGCTTCCCGTCCCCCATCCCATCGCCATGGGATACGAGCCAAAATCCTTGGTCCAAATCAGCTTTCCATCGAGGTCGTAGCAAAACACGCCGGTCATGCCGAAGTACGCATAGACGCGCTGACCATCAGTGACCGGCGTTTCCGACGCGTAGGTATTGGTGCGATGCGTAGGAATCGAGGGCTTCCGCTCGGTGGCAAGCTGCTTCCAAATCACGTTGCCCGTATTACGGTCGAGGCAATAGACCTCGAATTGGTACAGGACATCGGGCGCCTGACCACCGCCGCGACCCCCAAAGCCTCCGCCACCCGGCCCGCGGCCCCCGCGCCGCCTACCTGCACCGTCGTTCGGCGCTGGGTCACCGTCGGCACCGGGACGTGGGCGATTCGCACCGTCCCCTTGAGATCCTGCTGCACGAGGTTCATCCCCGTCGGTCTCATCGCCGACGGGTCTGTCTGCCGGCGGTCGTCCACCGCCCGGCCTTCCACCGCCGCCACCAGATGGTTGCGGTTTCGATTGGTTTTCTGTGATCGCCGCGGTGAGAAAGACCTTATCACCCCAAATAACTGGCGAAGACCAGCCCACGCCGGGCAGTATCGCTTTCCAGCGAATGTTTTGATCGGCCGCCCATTGGGTCGGCAATGGGGCGTCGTCCCCTAGTCCGCTGCCGCCGGGTCCACGGAATTGCGGCCAGTCGGCCGCCATCGCCGCAAGACAAAGGACCATCCCGAGGCAAAATCCAACTGTGAAGCCGAACGATCGCACCATTGGATTCTTCTCCGTAAGAGTTTGGGGGCACCCAATATCGACTTTTCGTCAAAGCGTCCGGCGCGCAGGGTAACTCAGGAGCAGTAAACCCCACAACACCGGCAGGGTTTTGTGAGCCGTGAAGAAAAGTACGCAATGCGATCGATCGGAGATGCTTGATGAAAGCAACGCCAGCATGCCGAACTATGGACAAATACTAGTGGTAGGTGTCGCGCGTTCAAGCCAGGATCTCACGAATCGTCTCACCGCGCGCGATGGGAAAGGGACGGCCCAAGGGATCGTGTAACTCGGTCGAAGGGGGGATTCCCAGCGAGTGAAATATGGTGGCCAACAGGTCCGGCGGTCGAACCACTCCGTCCTTGGGTTCACCCCCCAACGCGTCCGAGGCGCCGTGTATGAGCCCACCCCGAATTCCACCCCCAGCCAGGGTAACGGAGAAGACGCTCCCCCAATGATCTCGTCCGCCAACGGCATTGATCTTCGGGCTGCGGCCGAATTCCGACATACAGACCACCAGAGTCTCGTCCAACAGGCCGCGTTCGACGAGGTCTGTCAGCAGTGCCGAATACGCCTGGTCAAACGGCGGCAGTAGCACGGTTTTTAGCCGGTTTGCCTCGCGCACGTGGGAATCCCAACAAGGTCCGTCCATAGGCTCGTCCGGCGAACGGAACCAATTAACCTGCACCAGGCGCACGCCTGCTTCGATCAACCGCCGAGACAGCAGCACACTTTGTCCGAATTGCGATCGGCCATAGCGATCGCGGGCTGCCTCCTGCTCGCGGGCCAGGTCGAATGCATCGCGCGCCTGTCGAGACGTCAGCAAATCAAAGGCCTGGCCCGTCGCCTTGCCATACGCGCCCTGGAAATTCGCTTGCCGTTGCGTGTCCGCGGCCAGGCGGTCGATCTCGCCCAGCAGCGTCCGCCGGTCGCGCATGCGATCCAGCGAGAGTTCCGTGGGCAACGAAAACTCGGGAATGCGAAAATCCGCGGCGGCCGGATGGCAACGAAATAGCCACGGATCGTTCGTGCGACCAAGAAAGCCCGCGTCTTGGCCCGGCCAGATTGAACCATCGGTGTTCCAGATGTGATGGGGCAGGCGCACGGCACTGGGAAGCGCCGTGTTGGACGATTGCATGGCGCGCGACACTGCGGCAAAGCTCGGCCAGTTATTCGGTGCGCCCGGATTGACGTTTTCGGCGTTCATCGGCTGGTGAGGAACGCCGGTCAGCATGTAATAGCCGCTCGACGAGTGGGCATTGTCGCCGGTGCGCATGGCACGCAGCAGGCACAAGTGCTCGGCCAGGGTGGCCGTCTTCGGCATCAGCTCGCTAATCATGATCCCAGGCGCGCTAGTTGCGATCGGCGCAAACTCGCCGCGCACCTCAACAGGGGCGTGGGGCTTCGGATCCCAGGTCGAATGCTGCGCAGGCCCTCCCATCAAAAACAGCACAATGCACGACTTGGCCCTACCCGCAGGCTCACTAACGCTAGCTGTGCGAGCCGCGCCTTCGTGACGCAGGATGTCCGCCAACGACAGGCTCATCGCTCCTAACCCGCCCACGCGCAGCAACTCGCGCCGCGAAATCCGATCGCACAGCCGAACGGGTGATGTCGTGACGTGAAGCATTAATGCTGCTCCGGCGGCCCAGGCGAGCCACCATCCGCGGGTTTCAATCAGCGTACAGTATGAGGTTGAACGGCGGTGGGGCACTCGTGCCCTTCGGCCCTGGCAAGTGGGGACTCTTGGCGCTGTTAGTATACTTGCCGACGCCAGCGATTGGCTACGTCGCCGGCCACTCTGGCAGTGGCTGCTTACAATTCGTCAAGGTGGCGCGGCCAGGCATCTTTGAGTAATCGCGAGAGCGAACGATCGGCCAGAATCTGCCCGCCCGTCTGACAGCCGGGACAATAGTTCGTCTCGTTGTCTGCGTAACGAATTCGCTGCACAGGTGCCCCGCACACCGGGCAGGGCTTTCCGAATCGACCATGTACGGCCATCTCAGGCCGAAAAGCAGTGACCTTCTCGGGAAAGCTGTCGCCTGCTTCCTGCCGTAGCC from Pirellulales bacterium includes:
- a CDS encoding PQQ-binding-like beta-propeller repeat protein, whose protein sequence is MVRSFGFTVGFCLGMVLCLAAMAADWPQFRGPGGSGLGDDAPLPTQWAADQNIRWKAILPGVGWSSPVIWGDKVFLTAAITENQSKPQPSGGGGGRPGGGRPPADRPVGDETDGDEPRAAGSQGDGANRPRPGADGDPAPNDGAGRRRGGRGPGGGGFGGRGGGQAPDVLYQFEVYCLDRNTGNVIWKQLATERKPSIPTHRTNTYASETPVTDGQRVYAYFGMTGVFCYDLDGKLIWTKDFGSYPMAMGWGTGSSPVLADRCLIMQCDNDKASFLVALDKLTGEEKWRVARDDKSSWATPNLWRNKVRTELVTVSGQHAISYDPIDGKVLWTLANMRGRCSATPVGDDERVYLGTGGGMGGSGPLVAIRAGATGSFELASGADQPEQIAWSVPRGGPPMASPLVYRGYLYVLEQRGGLLSCYNAADGTKAYQQRVPDAKGFTASPWANDGKVFCLDEGGQTFVIKAGPDFELLAENKLDEMCWATPAAANGALFLRGTDHLWCIKQ
- a CDS encoding DUF1501 domain-containing protein — its product is MLHVTTSPVRLCDRISRRELLRVGGLGAMSLSLADILRHEGAARTASVSEPAGRAKSCIVLFLMGGPAQHSTWDPKPHAPVEVRGEFAPIATSAPGIMISELMPKTATLAEHLCLLRAMRTGDNAHSSSGYYMLTGVPHQPMNAENVNPGAPNNWPSFAAVSRAMQSSNTALPSAVRLPHHIWNTDGSIWPGQDAGFLGRTNDPWLFRCHPAAADFRIPEFSLPTELSLDRMRDRRTLLGEIDRLAADTQRQANFQGAYGKATGQAFDLLTSRQARDAFDLAREQEAARDRYGRSQFGQSVLLSRRLIEAGVRLVQVNWFRSPDEPMDGPCWDSHVREANRLKTVLLPPFDQAYSALLTDLVERGLLDETLVVCMSEFGRSPKINAVGGRDHWGSVFSVTLAGGGIRGGLIHGASDALGGEPKDGVVRPPDLLATIFHSLGIPPSTELHDPLGRPFPIARGETIREILA